From the genome of Arthrobacter sp. ERGS1:01:
GATCAGTCCGCGCTCGCCCACCATGGTGTCGTAGCCGGCTGGCAGGGCTTGGATAAAGCCGTGCGCCTGGCAGATCCGGGCGGCCTCCTCGATCTCCGCGTCGGTGGCATCGGGGCGGCCGTAGGCGATGTTGGCCCTGACGGTGTCGGAGAACAGGAAGCTTTCTTCAAACACCGATCCGATCCGGCGGCGCAGCGAGTTCAGGGCAACGTTCCGGACATCGTGGCCATCGACCAGCACCGCCCCGGATTGCGGATCGTAGAACCGGGAGACCATGAGGCTGACCGTTGATTTGCCGCTGCCGCTGGGACCCACCAACGCCACCCGCTCCCCCGCGTGGATCCGGAAGCTGACGCCGTCCAGCACGGTCTTCGCGCCGCCGTCGGCCGCGCCCAGGTAGCTGAAGCCCACATCGCGGAACTCGATGTCACCGGCGACGTCGGGAAGGGTCACCGCATTGGGGACGTCGGCGATGGCCGGTTTGAGGTCCAGGAGCTGGAAGATCCGCTCCAGCCCGGCGCGCGCCTGCTGGCCGATGGTGAGCAGGCCGGCCAGCTGCCGGGCGGGCGCCATGAGCTGGGCAACGTAGGTGGAGAACGCCAGGAAAGTGCCGAGGGTGATGTCGTGCTGCAGGACCAGGAAACCGCCGACGGCGAGCACGGCCACCTGCCCCAGCGACGGGATGGCCTGCAGGAGCGGCTGATACCGGGCCTGCAGGCGGGTGGCACGCATCTGCGAGCCATAGAGTTTCCCGGCGGAGTCGGCAAGCCGTTCGATCTCGTGCTGTTCCTGCCCGAAGGCCTTGACCACGCGGACGCCGTTGACCACCTCGTCAACGATTTGCACCACGTCCCCCTCACGCTGCTGGGCGTCCCAGGTGGCCGGAAAGATGCGCCAACGCATGCGGTAGGAGACAAATAACAGGGCCGGCGCCATGACGAGGCTGATGATGGCCAGCAGCGGCGAGAGGTACAGCATGACGACGATGGACAGCACCATCATGAGGATGTTGCCGCTCATGATGGGCAGGAAGGAGAGCAGCCCCTGGACCAGTGCCGAGTCGGAGTTGGCGCGCGCCACCAACTGTCCCGTGGGCATCCTGTCCAGGTTGCCGGCGTCCATGGTCTGCAGGTGCCGGTGCATGTCGTTGCGAAGGTCGTACTGGACGGACAGTGCCACCCGGCCGCCACGGTAGCGGCGCAAATAGGAAAACCCGAACGTGGCAATGCCCAGGAAGATCAGCAGCGCCAGCCACGGCCACAGCGGCGATGTGGGGACCAGGATGACGTTGTCCACGATCTGCCGGGTGACCAGCGGGACGATCGTCTGTGCCGTGCTGCCCAGGACGGCGGCCCCGAAGGAAATGACCATGTCCGCCCGGTGGCGCATCAGGTAGCCCCACAACCGGCGCACCCAACCGGGCCCGCCGGACGAGCCGTCCGGTGGAGCCGGGACTTCGGTTGCGGGGCCGCGGTCCCTGACCTGGGTCATGCCGGGGCAGACCCCTCGGCACTGGGCCCGGGCGTGCCAGTTGGCGCTGTGCCGGGCACGACGGCGGCGCGTGCGTCCCGCTGTTCGGCATACCGCGCGCTGACGGCTTCGTTGAGCCAGCCCAGCGTGTCAAGCAATTGCGCCGGCTGCTCCGTCCGGGCGGTCACACTGCGAAGCTCCGCCGCCATCGCCGCATCGGCACGGGAGAGCGCGGCCCACCCGTTTTCGGTGAGCCGCAGGCCCGCGGCCCGCTGATCCGCCGCCACGTCGACGCGGTCAAGGAACCCCCGTTCGCACAGGGAGGCGACGGCGGCGCTCACCGCCGGGCGGCCCAGCGCCAGTCGGGTCGCGACCCGTGAGGCGATCTCGTCCCCGGCGGACACGGCCGCCAGCACCCGGTAGTGCGGCAGGCTCAACTCCCCCAGGGAGCGTTCCAACAACCGGGACACGCGCACCAACGCCCTGACTGCCGCCACCGCAGGATCCGGCTCACCGCGGAACTCCCTGATCTTCTCCATGCGTCAAGCGTAAGCACTTTGTTCGGTCATCGAACCATATTTTTTGCTGTGAATTTGCTGCTTCGATTCGGCGCGGGGCTGCTGTGGTGATCCGCTCCCGGCCGGCCGCGGGCGAATCACCACAACGGCCCCCGCATGGCAAAAAGTCGGCCCGCCCCAGGGATGGGACGGGCCGGCTTGAAAAACGGAGACTACGTGCGCGCGGGCAGCGTGGTCGGCTTGTACGACGGTCGCGTGGATTCGAACGCGGTGATGGCCGGTTCGTCGCGCAGTGTCAGGCCAATGTCGTCCAGGCCCTCCAGCAGGCGCCAGCGGGTGTAGTCGTCGATCTGGAACGGGGCCACAACGGTCCCGGCCGTGACCATCTTGGCCACAAGGTCCACCGTGACGTCCGTGCCGGGCGCGTTTTCCAGGACCTTCCAGATCAGCTCGATGTCGTCCTGGGCCACCTCGGCAGCAACCAGGCCCTGCTTGCCGGAGTTGCCGCGGAAAATGTCGGCAAAGCGGGAGGACAGCACGGCCTTGAAGCCGTAGTCCTTCAGCGCCCACACGGCGTGCTCGCGGGAGGATCCGGTGCCGAAGTCGGCGCCGGCCACCAGTACCGAGCCGGCTTTGTACGGTTCCTGGTTCAGGATGAACTCGGGATTCTTGCGCCAGCTGGAGAACAGGGCGTCCTCGAAGCCGGTGCGGGTGATCCGCTTCAGGTAGACGGCGGGGATGATCTGGTCCGTGTCAACGTTGCTTTGGCGCAGCGGGACACCGACACCGGTGTGGGTGGAGAACTTTTCCATGGGTGGGGTCCTTACGCTACGTTGCTTGCGGATGGGGTCTCGACAGGCTCGACCACCGGGTCCAGGTCCGACGGCGAGCTGAGGGTTCCGCGGACGGCAGTGGCGGCCGCCACCACGGGAGAGACCAGGTGGGTGCGCCCGCCCTTGCCCTGCCGGCCCTCAAAGTTGCGGTTGGAGGTCGACGCGCAACGCTCGCCCGGGCCAGTTGGTCCGGGTTCATGCCCAGGCACATGGAGCAGCCGGCAAAACGCCATTCGGCGCCAAAGTCCAGGAACACCTTGTCCAGGCCCTCGGCCTCGGCTTCCAGCCGGACGCGTGCGGATCCGGGCACCACCATCATGCGGATGTTGGGGTCCTTTTCGCGGCCGCGGACAATGTCGGCCGCGGCGCGCAGGTCCTCGATGCGGGAGTTGGTGCAGGAGCCCAGGAACACCGTGTCGACACGGATGTCCTTCATGGGCGTGCCGGCCTCCAGGTCCATGTAGGCCAGGGCGCGCTCGGCGGCGGCCTTCGCGTTCTCGTCGCCGAAGTCCTCGGGTGAGGGGACGGCGTCGTTCAGGGAAACGCCCTGGCCCGGGTTGGTGCCCCAGGTGACGAACGGTTCCAGGGTGTCGGCGTCCAGGAAGACCTCGGCGTCGAATTCGGCGTCGTCCTCGGTGGTCAGGGATGACCAGTACTCGACGGCGGCATCCCACTCGGCGCCGACGGGTGCGTGCGGGCGGCCCTTCAAGTACTCGAAGGTGGTCTCGTCCGGGGCGATCATGCCGGCGCGGGCGCCGGCCTCGATGGACATGTTGCAGACGGTCATGCGGGCGTCCATGGACAGTGCCCGGATCGCGGAGCCGCGGTATTCCAGGACGAAGCCCTGGCCGCCGCCGGTGCCGATCTTGGCGATGATGGCCAGGATGATGTCCTTGGACGTCACGCCGGGGCGCAGGGTGCCCTCGACGTTGATGGCCATGGTCTTGAACGGCTTCAGCGGCAATGTCTGGGTGGCCATGACGTGCTCGACCTCGGAGGTGCCGATGCCGAACGCCAGGGCGCCCACGGCACCGTGCGTGGAGGTGTGGGAGTCGCCGCAGACAACCGTCATGCCCGGCTGGGTCAGGCCCAGCTGGGGACCCACCACGTGGACGATGCCCTGTTCGGCGTCGCCCAGGGAGTGCAGGCGCACGCCAAACTCGGCGCAGTTGTTGCGCAGCGTCTGGATCTGCGTGCGGCTCGTGAGGTCGGCGATCGGCTTGTCGATGGCCAGCGTCGGGGTGTTGTGGTCCTCCGTCGCAATGGTCAGGTCCGGGCGGCGCAGCGGGCGGCCGGCCAGGCGCAGACCCTCGAAGGCCTGCGGCGAGGTCACTTCGTGGATGAGGTGAAGGTCGATGTAGAGCAGGTCGGGCTGGGCGGCGTCGCCGTCCCCCTCGCCCTGCTTGACAACGTGGTCGCGCCAAACTTTTTCGGCCAGCGTCTTCGCGGTCTTCCGCGGAGTCGATGTCGAAACGGTCGGCACCTGCGCTGAGTCGCGCGCTTCGGGTGTGGTTGCCTCGGACACAGCAGCTCCCTTCATCTCTTGAGCGGCCCGGCCCCGGAATTTGGGGTCACGGATGCTCTTTTACGGTTTGTCTGATTCCCACTGTTCCAGTGTTGTCGGCACTGAAGCCAGCCCGTCGATTTGCATCTCACATAATGAGACGTCAATATCATTACATGGACAATTCTAGTGGCGTTGGCGTCATCGATAAAGCAGCCCTCGTGCTTGATGCACTGGAGGCCGGACCCACCACCTTGGCTCAGCTTGTTGCGGCCACCGGTTTGGCCCGTCCCACCGTGCATCGCCTGGCACTTGCCTTGGTACATCACCGGCTGGTCAGCCGGGACATGCAGGGGCGGTTCGTGCTCGGCAGCCGGCTCGTGGAGCTGGCCTCTGCCGCCGGCGAGGACCGCCTCATTGCGGCCGCCGGCCCCGTGTTGCTGCAGTTGCGCGACTCCACCGGCGAAAGCGCGCAGATTTTCCGCCGCCAGGGCGATTCCCGCGTGTGCGTGGCATCCGCGGAGCGCCCCATCGGCCTGCGCGACACCATCCCCGTGGGCACCCAGCTAACCATGAAGGCCGGCTCCGCCGCACAGGTCCTGCTGGCCTGGGAGGACCACGAGCGCCTGCTCGAGGGCCTGCACAACGCCCGCTTCACCCCCACGGTCCTGGCCGGCGTCCGGCGTCGCGGCTGGGGCCAGAGCCTGGGCGAACGCGAGCCCGGCGTCGCCTCGGTTTCGGCACCCGTGCGCGGACCGTCGGGCCGGGTCATCGCGGCTGTGTCCATCTCCGGACCCATCGAGCGCCTCACCCGCCAGCCCGGCCGCCTGCACGCGGAGATTGTCTGCAACGCCTCCCGCATCCTCACTGAGGCGCTGCGGAAGTCCGCGGACTAACCCACCGGATTCTGTGTTGCAGTTGTTGGACGAAAATGCCCCGTTTTAGGGATATTTACGCCAACAACTGCAACACAGATTTCCCGGCAGGTAGGGTTTTGCCATGACCAATTTCGGGGTATTCCTGCGCGGCATCAACGTCGGCGGCATCAACATCAAAATGGCCGATCTCCGCACCGCCCTGACCGCGCTTCCCATCACTGGCGTGAAGACGCTGCTCGCCTCTGGAAACGTCGTCTGCTCGGCCCGGACGGATGGGCCGGCCGTGAAAACGCTCGTGGAAAACTGCCTGCGGGAAAACTTCGGCTACGACGCCTGGGTGGTGGTCCTGGACCAGGCCCAATTGGCGGCCATCATCGAGGCCTGCCCATACCCGGCCGACAACAAGGAACAGCACAGCTACCTCACCCTGTCCTCGGATCCGGCCATCCTGGACGAGCTGGAGCAGCTGGGCCGCGAACTTCCCGACACCGTCCTGGCCCGGCTCAGCCCCGAATCATTGGCCTGGCTGGCCCCGGCCGGCGGCACCCTGGACAGCCCGTTCAGCAAGCTCTCCGCCAAGGTCAAATACAAGAGCACGACGACGACCCGCAACTTGCGCACCATGCTCAAGGTGCGCGACGCCCTGGGTTCCTGACGCCCGGCGAACACGCTTCAAAGGGATGGTCCACCCGCTTCATGACGGGTCGAAGTAACAACCGCGAGTGGAAGCGAAGGGGTTTTGGCCCGGTGTTGGCGGGGCGTGTAGCTTCGGTCATCACCGCGTCCCCCAGAGATTGAGTTGTGCCATGACACACGAGCCCGCCGCATCGTTCCTCACCGATCCGGACTTCGCCCAACAGTCCCTGGAGAACACGGCGCTGGTCCACGCCAGGTTCGTCCGGCCCGGCGCCGACGGCACCGGCTCGGCCCTGCAGATCGGGCTCCACTTCGAGGGCGATTCGCTGCTCGCGCCCGGCGGCACCCTACCGGCCCGCAACCACGCTGTCAGCCGCGGCATGGTGAACAAGGTGGCCACCGGCGTCGAACCCAACACCGAGTACCGTCTCACCATGACCATCAAGGGCGCGGGCCTGATCTGGGGCATCTTTGACGCCGAAAACGAGCCCTACTACCGCGGATTCGCGGCCGGCGGACCCATCACCGACCGCTACAAGGGCATGACCACCCCCGGCGGCGGCACCGAATGGGAAACCGTGGAGGCCACCATCATCACGGGGCCGCGCACCACCGAACTCCATGCGTTTTGCATCCTGGCCGAGAACACCGGCCCCGGCTGGTGCGATTCCATGACGGTCACCCGGATCGGCCCGGCAGCGCACGCCGTGGAAGCGCCTGCCACCTGGGCGGTGCCGCCGGCGTCTGCGAACACGTTCCCCGTGACCATCCCCGCGATCCGGCAGTTCGCCCCCACGGAAGGGCTCTGGTCCCCTGCCGCCGGCGTCAGTGCCGTCGCCGTGGATGTGGAAGCGGCCGGCGTGCTCGACGGCGTTGCCCGGCTTCTCGCGGCCCAGCTCACCGAGTCCGGGGCCGGGCAGGAGGTCGGCGTGGTGGCCGTCTCGGGCGAGGACGTACCGGCCGACGCCGTCCACCTCACCCTGGGCGAAGTGGACCTCAGCGGTGCCTCCGCCAAGGCACGGGAGCTAGCGGCGGAGGCGTATGAACTCCACATCACCACGCACGGCGTGCGCGTGGTGGCAGGCGGTGCGGCCGGGGCGTTGTACACGGGGTCAACCCTGGTGCAGGCGCTGAAGTCGGCGGCGGCTCTGCCGGCCGGAACCGTCCTCGATTTCACGGAGCAGAAATATCGCGGCCTGCAGGTGGATTCGGGCCGGCGGTTCTACACGATCGACTGGCTCAAGGACCAGATCAAGGACCTTGCCTACACGAAGCTGAACACGCTTTCCGTGCGGGTCAAGGACAATGAGGGGCTGCGCATCGAAAGCGGGGTGCTGCCCAAGATCATGGACACCACCCCCGGCGGCGGGTTCTGGAGCAAGGCCGAGATCAAGGACCTCGTGGCCTTCGCCCGGCAGTACCACGTGACGGTCATTCCGGAGTTCGACATCCCCGGCCACTCCGACATGGACACGCTGGTCTACCCGGAGTACATGTTCCCCGGCGGCGAGGGCGAGGCGGCCGGCTGGGACTACTCGCGCGCCGACGTCCGCCAGTTGCTGATCGACGTGTTGCGCGAAACCGGTGAAACCTTCGAGAGCCCCTTTGTCCACGTGGGCGGCGACGAATTCTTTGGCCAGGACCACCCCCATGCCCTGGAGTGGATCCGGGCCCACACCGGGGACCAGGAGGCCACGAGCGTTGACGCCTACCTGGAATTGTTCAACGAGGTGGCAGCCGGGCTGGCACAGGCCGGCTTCAGGACCATGATGTGGAACGACATGATCAACGGCAAGAACACGGTGGTGGAGCTGAGCCGCGACATCACCATCGTCTACTGGGCCGAAATCTACGAGTCGTTGTCCGCCGAGGAGCTCATCCACCAGGGTTACGAGCTGATCGGCTCCTCCTCGGATTTGTACCACGACCTCTGGCCGCCGCTGGATAAGTCCCAGAAGCCCAATATGACCATCAACCAGCCGCTGCCGGAATACCAGTGGCAGACGTATTTGAGCCCGTTCATGTACTCGCGCGGCTGGTCGGACCCCGAGCAGTTGACCCCTGCCGCCGAACCGGGTTCGCTGGGCCAGATCTTCCCCATTTGGGACGATGCGCACGGCTGGGCGCCCGAGGAGCTCTTGACGCAGACCCTGCTCCCCCGCCTGCGGATCCATGCGCAGTCCGTCTGGAACTCACCTGCCCCGGTAGCCTCCTTCGCCGAGTTTGACCCGTACCTGCGCTTCCTGGGCCACGCCCCGTTCTTTGGGCAACATGGCTAGCCGGTCTCGACAAGCTCGACCACCGGCAACTGAACCCGAGGACCGGCAATTGAGCCCGAGGACCGGTGATTGAGCCCGAGGACCGGTGATTGAGCCTGTCGAAATCATTGTGCGGCGGCCAGCGCATTCCGGAACGCCCGGTAGCGGGCAATCTCAGCTTCGACGGGCTCAACCACCAGGGTTTCGGCCGTGGCGCCGACGTTCTCGCGCAGGCGCTTGCGGGCCAGCCGGGCCCGGCCGCGGGCCCCTGCCGCGGCCAGGAATTTACTGGTCACGGCCAGGAAGATTCCCAGCACGACGCCGGCCGCCACGAGCAGTGTCGGCACGGGCCAGCCCTCAACCCTGGGTGCGGCGGGCACCGGCATTTGGAAATAACCCAGCAGTGCCAAAACGCCCAGCCAGCCCAGTCCGGCCACGGCGGCGAACAACGCGAGCCATTGGAAGATCGAGAACACCGGCCACCACCAGGCCCGCGCATTGGCCTTCACATCGGTTGCGGCAACGGCCTGGTCCAGGGCGTCCGGCAGGCCCGGGCGATTGCTGCGGGCGGCGGCACGGATGGCGGCCCGCCAGGGCCCCGGGGATCCTTCGGACGCGGCCTCGGCAAAGGTGCGGACGGCCGAATCGAGCTGTGCCTGTTCCGCGACACCGGCGGGCGGCAGCGAGGTGCGGTTGACGCCGGAATCGCCCTCGCGGCGCAGGCTCAGCCGGCGCAGCGGGTCCTTGCGGAATCGGGAGAGCCACCGCGTCACGGGCCAGCCGGTCTGCCGGGTGGCGTCCAGGCGGTGGGAGGCCCGCACCGCCGACACGACCGTCTCGACATGCGCCGCCTGCTCCAGTCCGCGCACCAGGGCCTTGCGGTCCTCCTGGTGGACTCCGGCCGCATCTCCTGCACCGGAAGCCTCGCCGAGGTCCCGGGCGGCCACCACCACATCGGCTGCCAGCCGGGCCGATTGCGCCGCCTTGGCCCTGGCCACGGCGGCCACGCGCCCGCGCAGTTCCCGGATCCCGGTCCCGGTAACCGCGGAAACGGGCAACACGGTGACCTTTGCCAGGCCGTCCCGGTCCAAGATGGCGGCCAGCGACTCCGTCACGGGGGCCACCTCGGCTGGCGCCAGCCTGTCAATCTGGTTGAGCACCACCAGCGTCACGGCGGCGTGGGTGGAAAACGGCCTGATGAAGTCATTGTGGATCGCCGCGTCCGCATACTTTTGCGGGTCCACCACCCACACCAGCACATCGACCT
Proteins encoded in this window:
- a CDS encoding MarR family winged helix-turn-helix transcriptional regulator gives rise to the protein MEKIREFRGEPDPAVAAVRALVRVSRLLERSLGELSLPHYRVLAAVSAGDEIASRVATRLALGRPAVSAAVASLCERGFLDRVDVAADQRAAGLRLTENGWAALSRADAAMAAELRSVTARTEQPAQLLDTLGWLNEAVSARYAEQRDARAAVVPGTAPTGTPGPSAEGSAPA
- the leuD gene encoding 3-isopropylmalate dehydratase small subunit, with amino-acid sequence MEKFSTHTGVGVPLRQSNVDTDQIIPAVYLKRITRTGFEDALFSSWRKNPEFILNQEPYKAGSVLVAGADFGTGSSREHAVWALKDYGFKAVLSSRFADIFRGNSGKQGLVAAEVAQDDIELIWKVLENAPGTDVTVDLVAKMVTAGTVVAPFQIDDYTRWRLLEGLDDIGLTLRDEPAITAFESTRPSYKPTTLPART
- a CDS encoding IclR family transcriptional regulator; translation: MDNSSGVGVIDKAALVLDALEAGPTTLAQLVAATGLARPTVHRLALALVHHRLVSRDMQGRFVLGSRLVELASAAGEDRLIAAAGPVLLQLRDSTGESAQIFRRQGDSRVCVASAERPIGLRDTIPVGTQLTMKAGSAAQVLLAWEDHERLLEGLHNARFTPTVLAGVRRRGWGQSLGEREPGVASVSAPVRGPSGRVIAAVSISGPIERLTRQPGRLHAEIVCNASRILTEALRKSAD
- a CDS encoding DUF1697 domain-containing protein, whose translation is MTNFGVFLRGINVGGINIKMADLRTALTALPITGVKTLLASGNVVCSARTDGPAVKTLVENCLRENFGYDAWVVVLDQAQLAAIIEACPYPADNKEQHSYLTLSSDPAILDELEQLGRELPDTVLARLSPESLAWLAPAGGTLDSPFSKLSAKVKYKSTTTTRNLRTMLKVRDALGS
- a CDS encoding family 20 glycosylhydrolase, which produces MTHEPAASFLTDPDFAQQSLENTALVHARFVRPGADGTGSALQIGLHFEGDSLLAPGGTLPARNHAVSRGMVNKVATGVEPNTEYRLTMTIKGAGLIWGIFDAENEPYYRGFAAGGPITDRYKGMTTPGGGTEWETVEATIITGPRTTELHAFCILAENTGPGWCDSMTVTRIGPAAHAVEAPATWAVPPASANTFPVTIPAIRQFAPTEGLWSPAAGVSAVAVDVEAAGVLDGVARLLAAQLTESGAGQEVGVVAVSGEDVPADAVHLTLGEVDLSGASAKARELAAEAYELHITTHGVRVVAGGAAGALYTGSTLVQALKSAAALPAGTVLDFTEQKYRGLQVDSGRRFYTIDWLKDQIKDLAYTKLNTLSVRVKDNEGLRIESGVLPKIMDTTPGGGFWSKAEIKDLVAFARQYHVTVIPEFDIPGHSDMDTLVYPEYMFPGGEGEAAGWDYSRADVRQLLIDVLRETGETFESPFVHVGGDEFFGQDHPHALEWIRAHTGDQEATSVDAYLELFNEVAAGLAQAGFRTMMWNDMINGKNTVVELSRDITIVYWAEIYESLSAEELIHQGYELIGSSSDLYHDLWPPLDKSQKPNMTINQPLPEYQWQTYLSPFMYSRGWSDPEQLTPAAEPGSLGQIFPIWDDAHGWAPEELLTQTLLPRLRIHAQSVWNSPAPVASFAEFDPYLRFLGHAPFFGQHG
- a CDS encoding GTPase, giving the protein MSRHRVARTESSLARRLEALNEARELGEGRLADAALQRAYDVLERASSRRSLSADHTVVGFFGATGSGKSSLFNAVAGTDAARVAVRRPTTSEPLAMVWGAAGSAPLLDWLEITDRREGTPVPELADDAGGLVLLDLPDFDSVQLANRETVARLAGQVDVLVWVVDPQKYADAAIHNDFIRPFSTHAAVTLVVLNQIDRLAPAEVAPVTESLAAILDRDGLAKVTVLPVSAVTGTGIRELRGRVAAVARAKAAQSARLAADVVVAARDLGEASGAGDAAGVHQEDRKALVRGLEQAAHVETVVSAVRASHRLDATRQTGWPVTRWLSRFRKDPLRRLSLRREGDSGVNRTSLPPAGVAEQAQLDSAVRTFAEAASEGSPGPWRAAIRAAARSNRPGLPDALDQAVAATDVKANARAWWWPVFSIFQWLALFAAVAGLGWLGVLALLGYFQMPVPAAPRVEGWPVPTLLVAAGVVLGIFLAVTSKFLAAAGARGRARLARKRLRENVGATAETLVVEPVEAEIARYRAFRNALAAAQ